In the Caenorhabditis elegans chromosome X genome, one interval contains:
- the del-9 gene encoding DEgenerin Like (Product from WormBase gene class del;~Partially confirmed by transcript evidence) translates to MYMNGNFPETTVVRSHSLTQSQSLSDSAESAIRRLKKENHCLKKTLSRRWSGRSRASTRSHDPTDASSLSDSSDDNDDSLYLLRETSTLHGLRDVMLSSSGRLRMVWVLIVILALFMTFQGCYQIMDEYSMRRIVVSYFIQEAQSIWVPDVVVCPYNRLNRSFIEANNVSFELAQFLELSFPSMDLPFENIQQQQEEIISKIDTLDFQIEILLEQNNMTYAQFLRKASLNCEAFFEDSRRCANTTEIMTSAGKCFRMAGIKQEIAGFGNGDRYVIDLPEEYYNPGINQMINSGVIIKLAERGQGIDNDLTFLPAGVHAIMPLLGTQFEFMNDPPRYECEEDPHGNYSRVHCFEDCLTLDAQQTCQCSPAAAQNPAYPDKLCTATQLYHCFFTKLFPEDSNLSKAIVDACKKECKAPCHAWNYNKQVSYSSIPSEASKKLLPREEWEKMKRKIILDIYYSELDYTIIKHVIAMPLSSLIAQIGGQFSLFAGGSLISLCQIVIYSVRYVMHKFCGLKSQRRRCRETREAHEARQRRDMRRRRRNSTSHSRSTPKPHNGNGNGKVVNVEMVTTHTSETTPPI, encoded by the exons ATGTACATGAATGGAAATTTTCCCGAGACCACCGTGGTCCGAAGTCATTCGCTGACGCAAAGTCAGTCGCTCAGCGATTCGGCAGAATCTGCAATCCGACggctgaaaaaagaaaaccattgtttGAAAAAGACGTTATCTCGGCGCTGGTCCGGGAGGAGCAG AGCTTCCACAAGATCTCACGATCCGACAGATGCTTCAAGCCTTAGTGACAGTTCAGATGACAATGACGACAGCTTATATCTATTACGAGAAACATCTACACTCCATGGCCTTCGAGACGTCATGCTCTCCTCATCAGGACGTCTGCGAATGGTTTGGGTGCTCATTGTTATTTTGGCTCTTTTTATGACATTCCAAGGCTGCTATCAAATCATGGACGAGTATTCGATGAGGAGGATAGTTGTTTCTTATTTTATACAGGAAGCCC AGTCAATTTGGGTACCGGATGTTGTTGTGTGTCCTTACAATCGTCTCAACAGATCCTTTATCGAAGCAAACAATGTTTCATTTGAATTAGCgcaatttttagaactttccTTTCCGTCCATGGATCTGCCTTTCGAGAATATTCAACAACAACAGGAAGagattatttctaaaattgatacattagattttcaaattgaaatccTACTCGAACAAAACAATATGACATACGCACAATTTTTACGGAAAGCCTCACTTAATTGcgaagcattttttgaagactcGAGGAGGTGTGCAAATACCACTGAAATAATGACGTCTGCTGGGAAATGTTTTCGAATGGCAGGTATCAAACAA GAAATAGCAGGTTTTGGAAATGGAGACCGTTATGTTATCGATCTTCCTGAAGAATATTATAATCCGGGTATTAATCAAATGATCAATAGTGGTGTGATCATTAAGCTAGCAGAACGTGGACAGGGTATTGACAACGATCTGACTTTTTTACCAGCGG GTGTTCATGCAATAATGCCTCTACTGGGCacacaatttgaatttatgaatGATCCACCTCGTTATGAGTGCGAGGAGGATCCACACGGGAACTACAGCCGCGTACATTGTTTTGAAGACTGCCTAACATTGGATGCTCAGCAAACGTGCCAGTGTTCGCCGGCAGCCGCACAAAACCCAGCATATCCAGATAAACTTTGCACGGCAACACAATTGTACCACTGCTTCTTCACAAAACTGTTCCCCGAGGACAGCAACCTCTCAAAAGCCATTGTGGATGCCTGTAAGAAGGAGTGTAAAGCACCGTGTCATGCCTGGAATTACAATAAGCAAGTCAGCTACTCGAGCATTCCAAGTGAAGCC agCAAAAAGTTATTACCAAGAGAGGAGTGGGAGAAAatgaaacgaaaaattataCTTGACATATACTATTCCGAATTGGACTACACAATTATTAAGCACGTCATAGCGATGCCACTCTCAAGCCTTATTGCTCAAATTGGAG GTCAATTCTCTCTGTTCGCCGGTGGATCCCTCATTTCACTGTGTCAAATTGTCATCTACTCTGTCCGATACGTTATGCACAA GTTCTGCGGGTTGAAAAGCCAACGGCGGAGGTGTCGAGAGACACGAGAAGCCCACGAGGCTCGTCAACGACGCGACATGCGACGACGTCGCAGAAATAGTACGTCACACAGTCGGTCAACACCGAAACCGCACAATGGGAACGGCAACGGCAAGGTGGTAAATGTGGAAATGGTAACGACGCACACATCAGAAACGACGCCTCCCATATGA
- the C18B2.2 gene encoding sulfotransferase family protein (Confirmed by transcript evidence), with protein MTNIVPRILGFVLFVLGAAIFLTEVMHSYHRFVKQSEEYSISNSNTDDAPTKKKQMKAFFSLYHNMDELKAQNSDVVQPRVLKGTAREFCNNTDHCIRPFLNHETRYRVAPDYKMAHCVVHKSMSTVITGIWCYLFNRNRFVRVDKQMNMSEWDKESLCRGDNTFRHLKSLQKKYNASEMTGWSLSMITRDPIDRFISGYVDRCIRVAEGPSPCNGCDKNMTCFILSEYERFKKQAHKGVLTNTFEDRHFYPQNWRCDIKTMRNKYEFIRYSSDASKELMEDLFKIARRQGIPEKELEYIENELTKNRKTSHTTAYSPAREFFQRRLRESPLLMEYVVRMFYHDFVILNYPLPEGF; from the exons ATGACCAATATTGTTCCGAGAATACTTGGTTTTGTCCTATTTGTACTAGGAGCTGCTATTTTTTTGACGGAAGTCATGCATTCTTATCATCGATTTGTGAAACAATCCGAGGAATATTCAATATCTAACTCGAATACCGACGATGCTCCaacgaagaaaaaacagatgaaggcatttttcagtttatacCACAATATGGATGAACTAAAAGCGCAAAACAGTGAC GTAGTTCAACCACGTGTTTTAAAAGGAACCGCTCGAGAGTTTTGCAACAACACAGATCACTGTATTCGCCCATTTTTAAACCATGAGACCAGATATCGA GTCGCGCCGGATTACAAAATGGCCCACTGTGTAGTTCACAAGAGTATGTCTACGGTTATAACCGGGATCTGGTGTTATTTGTTCAATAGAAACCGTTTTGTGAGAGTCGATAAGCAAATGAACATGTCCGAATGGGATAAAGAATC gcTCTGCCGAGGCGACAACACATTTCGTCATTTGAAGAgtcttcagaaaaaatataatgcgAGTGAAATGACTGGATGGAGTTTGTCAATGATAACACGAGATCCCATTGACAGATTCATATCGGGTTATGTGGATAGATGCATAAG AGTGGCTGAGGGACCGAGTCCGTGCAACGGATGCGATAAGAATATGACATGCTTCATTTTGAGCGAGTATGAAAGATTCAAAAAGCAAGCCCACAAAGGGGTTCTCACAAACACTTTTGAGGATCGACACTTTTATCCGCAGAATTG GAGATGTGATATCAAGACAATGCgaaataaatatgaatttatCAGATATTCAAGTGATGCATCGAAAGAACTCATGGAAGACTTATTCAAAATTGCTAGACGTCAAGGG attccagaAAAGGAGTTGgaatatattgaaaatgaactaaccaaaaaccgaaaaacttCACATACGACCGCTTATTCGCCGGCCAGAGAGTTTTTCCAAAGGAG ACTCCGAGAGAGCCCACTGTTAATGGAATACGTGGTGCGAATGTTCTACCACGACTTTGTCATTCTCAATTACCCATTGCCGGAGGGCTTCTAA
- the vep-2 gene encoding Putative sulfotransferase vep-2 (Partially confirmed by transcript evidence) encodes MFAPHTNIMSIARVLIIIASISVICITLFISRPVTRESSIIIAPKTRDMRAEQIRLFALNAMVKANSHTLPPRSKNISAKNLCSRRMTCAPHNRRYETMLKVSPKYKMVNCVVQKSMSTMMTGAMCYLYDEKAYADSGRTFDDEFSTRFCKNKNEFSSVNAVRDAYNISFVKTDWLFSMITRDPIDRFVSGYVDRCVRISQKNETGQCNGCGLNMTCFIENEYKRLMEISFKRKTHRTMEDAHFFPQIWHCDLNEDLEFFEFIQYSNNPETTMMPQLEEMLKRQKVPSDSIRFIKNELLYKKSSHSTTGTPASRFYRSRYS; translated from the exons atgttCGCCCCACACACGAATATCATGTCGATTGCAAGAGTTCTTATCATAATAGCTTCGATTTCTGTAATTTGTATAACATTATTCATATCGCGACCTGTTACACGTGAGAGTTCAATTATAATTGCTCCTAAAACACGGGATATGCGAGCTGAACAAATTCGCCTGTTTGCATTAAATGCGATGGTTAAAGCCAATTCtcat aCGCTCCCACCACGAAGTAAGAACATTTCTGCCAAAAACTTATGCAGTCGTCGGATGACATGCGCACCGCACAACCGAAGATATGAAACAATGTTGAAG GTGTCGCCAAAGTATAAAATGGTCAATTGTGTAGTTCAAAAATCCATGTCTACAATGATGACGGGGGCCATGTGCTATTTATACGATGAGAAAGCTTATGCTGACTCCGGGAGAACTTTTGATGACGAATTCAGTACTAG gttttgtaaaaataagaATGAGTTTTCAAGTGTAAACGCTGTACGCGATGCTTATAATATTTCATTTGTCAAAACGGATTGGCTATTTTCCATGATAACAAGAGACCCTATTGACAGATTTGTGTCAGGATATGTAGATAGATGTGTcag AATATCGCAGAAAAACGAAACTGGTCAGTGTAACGGGTGCGGATTAAATATGacatgttttattgaaaatgagtaCAAAAGGCTGATGGAAATCTCGTTCAAACGAAAAACCCATCGAACTATGGAGGATGCCCACTTTTTTCCACAGATCTG GCATTGTGATCTCAATGaagatttggaatttttcgagtttattCAATATTCCAATAATCCAGAAACCACAATGATGCCACAACTAGAAGAAATGCTGAAACggcaaaaa gtacCAAGTGACTCGATcagatttattaaaaatgaattactATATAAAAAGTCGAGTCATTCTACCACAGGGACACCAGCAAGCCGCTTCTATCGTTCCAGGTACTCATAA
- the gst-11 gene encoding glutathione transferase (Confirmed by transcript evidence), translating into MEYKLQYFNMMGRAEPARLIFAYAGVQYTDERVEKSAWPEIKATTPHGKLPVLYVDGAKLAQSRVIERYLGKVFGLAGETDWETAKMDELVACVEDFLIEIQPWFKEQDNAKKVEIFKKLIESTIIPFISAFENILVTNGTGYFVGDKISYADLAIFHIFWFMNSKILPGALRKYPKLQEFIEKITAIDSIKSWINSRPKTEA; encoded by the exons ATGGAGTACAAACTGCAATATTTCAATATGATGGGAAGAGCTGAGCCCGCAAGGCTTATCTTCGCCTACGCAGGAGTGCAGTACACGGATGAAAGAGTGGAAAAGTCGGCATGGCCGGAAATTAAAGCAA caacacCACATGGAAAGCTGCCAGTTTTATATGTGGATGGTGCAAAATTGGCTCAAAGTAGGGTTATCGAGCGTTATCTTGGAAAGGTATTTG gaCTTGCCGGAGAAACAGACTGGGAGACTGCAAAGATGGATGAGCTTGTGGCATGTGTTGAGGATTTTCTCATCGAAATTCAACCGTGGTTCAAAGAACAAGATAATGCTAAAAAG gtagaaatcttcaaaaaactcatCGAAAGCACAATCATTCCGTTCATCAGCGCGTTTGAAAACATTCTCGTCACAAATGGAACCGGTTACTTTGTAGGTGATAAG ATATCCTACGCCGATCTTGccattttccacattttctgGTTTATGAACTCCAAAATCTTGCCTGGTGCACTTCGAAAATATCCAAAACTACAggaattcattgaaaaaattactgcGATCGACTCGATCAAGTCGTGGATCAACTCTCGCCCAAAAACTGAAGcataa